In the genome of Crassaminicella thermophila, the window TTGCATATATTTTTTTAAAATCAGTATTTTCTCTTAATCGCAATGTATCTTTCATATTTTTTCCTTCTTTCAAAATACAACCCAATAAACCTATTCTCTTTTAAAAATAACACCTTATAGAAAAAGGCCACATTATGCGGCCTTATGCAGTCAATCTCTTTCTGCCTTTTTGTCTACGTCTCTTTAAAACATTTCTTCCTGATTTTGAGCTCATTCTTTTTCTGAATCCATGTTCTTTC includes:
- the rpmH gene encoding 50S ribosomal protein L34, which translates into the protein MKRTYQPKKRQRKKEHGFRKRMSSKSGRNVLKRRRQKGRKRLTA